The following is a genomic window from Bombus vancouverensis nearcticus chromosome 15, iyBomVanc1_principal, whole genome shotgun sequence.
ACGCCGAGCTACCTGTAATCAAATTTTCAGCGCGCATCGAGCGCTATTTTATTCGTACGTCAAGAGGTTGATACTCGTATAAATCCGCGAATTTGTCGAAACCGAAACCGCGAATTTGTTAAAGATTTATCCGACAGGAAACGAGGCAAAATAGCTGCGgcgaaaaatatagaatagagaTGGATGTATTTCGACAAATAAAATAGACCGAATAGACTAGAATAGACGGAAAGAAGATGAGCCGGGTTAAGGGGTTAGGCGAACGCTGTTGTACGTCCGTAGTTCGCACGCGTCAATTGCCAGGAACGTTTCGCAACGAATGGCAACGGACGCGATCTTTCCACGTTCTCGAAGACTGTAGATTGCATCGGGCGTCGTCCTCGTTCCACGACTATAGCGATGCTCGAAAGACGCGGCCGATTACGTGTCCCGAGCGTATCTTGAGCACGATGGAAGCGGAGTGGTAATCGAATTAAGTACTTACATTATCGGCGTCGAAACGGTGCGATTCGAGTACCCGAAAACTGTTTGGACGGGTTCGAGCCTCGTCGTCGCCTTTCTCTTTAACGGTGCGCCGGTCGTGTCTCTAAAAATCACACGACATAATTCGAAAAATCCTGGGTCACCGTTCTAAACATCGTAGTTGGCGATTCCAAAACTCGTAGGCCGCGGCGATTTAAATTTACGCGCTGTTTTAATTACGTGCgaatattttcgataaaatttgtAGGAAGAATGGCTTTTAATGTGACTTAAAAAAATTCGTTTTTCGTACTTTCAGACGCTTACAATATGTAGTGGGAGTAAAATTTTGATCGCGAACGGGTATTATAAAGTAAATTAAATGGAATTTCGTGCGAGAACTTTCCACCAAGTAAGTATCCTCGCTACCGTAGGTATAATATctgtaactattgcaaattcAAAGTATTCCTTTGTGTCGTGCAAACTCAGTTTTAATCCGTTACAAGAGGAATATAAAAAACGATCGATTAAACGAAGAACCAAAGGAGTCACGGATACCAAATATCTTACTACGTTATCCATAAGCCTCTTGATTTTCTAACAAGTTTAATAAGACTTTGCATACTTTCAACTAGCTTTATGCAATAATCGGTACAAACTTAGTTTCATTCTTCGTCGTCGTGATAAACCGTACAGTTTAATCGTTTAGAAACCGTTTCTCGAAAGATTTATtccgaaaagagaaagaagagagaagtACGGTCGTATCTATCGGATCGATCGTAATTTCCGCGGAATAAAATAACGCGGCTCTCTTGGTCAATAATCGTTACGAAACTTGGGTCTCGTCTTCTGTTTGCTTTCTCAAACTCGGATCGATCATATCGGTTATCGTCGTTTCCTTTTGTCCGAATCGAACGAACCGGCCGAAGTAGAGAAAACGCGGAGAAACCTCGCGTTCGAAACCTGTGAACTCGATCGAAATGTAGGTTAACCCCCGCGTAGGAAAAGCAGGCTACTCCCCCTGAGGGAGGTTAGCGTGCCGCTTACAGCTTTGCCAGCTTGTACACACGTTGTCATTGCTCGAGTCACGATTTTTCATCTTTTCATCGGTTTCATCGTTCTCGACGTGATCGAGAAACACCACgattttcttcgtcttcttcgtcgTCGATCGGTATATCGATTATCGGTGTACCTACGTTATCGCTCGTGGCGTTATATAAAAATCTCTGACAAGGTGGTCGTCGAGTTTCGCACCTGTTTGTTCGCCGCTTCGTTCTACTATTCTTTTGGTTTCCAAGTCACGTTATTCATCGAAATTCAAGATATTCGGATGGCTAAATCGCAAATAGTCAGCTCACGTTGCCAGATATTCGAGTCTGCTTACGATTTTAACGCTtcgactgccacgccgaaatcacctGTTTCGCTCAgcacgccacgggagtatttttattattcgaaggatacaatggcaaaataataataaatcgacgaTGTAAGACAACGTTCTTCCCCGATGGACCGTTTACCTTATTGGTGATCACGGGTGACCATCGTGGCGCCTCGCTAACAGTTGACCGCGATATATCGTAACGAGGCTTCGTtcgtttcaacaaaccattcgcattcggtttttcgtcgtaagcaaaacgtgcagaatacaTTGTTGACACGTgcagaagatattagtaaacagtgtTTGTCATTGTATATATAACAAcaaggtatgtgcacacttctaacttcgattacgcgattataaagcagcatttacgattatctTCTaggctgtgtttataataatattcgtagattagccCTCAAacatatggatgcaaacacagtgcaccgttagaggCAAGATTcgttctcgttttctttttatcgatgttctaacggaaatgtttaatcgttcaacgGGGCACTTTTTATCTCAAAgcatcttctatttatcggttatattcaaaatgccctaagtGTCAACTttcgtacaatttttacaatcgtaAGAAGTTGAAGCTCTCCGGTCGAACGACTTGCGACGTTAAATTAGACCGCGATACGTAAACTTGAACACTTGAAACTTAAAATACACAAACACGGGGCATAGTATATACGGTAAACAACGAAATACATGATCAGGTCTTTCAACTTAAGCCTTAACTCCTTCGCTCCAAATGTATTTTTGGGTCGTTATCGTTTACATTTTGGGTCGTAAttgtttacaaataaaaaataatactccTCAGTGAGTTACAAGCGATCAGTAAAAACGGTCAGATCTGAACCTGTTTTATCGTAAATCCAACCTGTTCTTTTGGGGACCAGAAACAAGCATAATAAATGCTTCTGTACTTTACAAGATTTCTcaagaaaggaaaggagaaagcGGTTTGTCACGCTACAAGTTTGTCAAATTATTAGTAAGTCAGCTCGTAAGTAACTTCCGGAATAACAATGTGTATGGCAGGCCTCCCGGAACAGGTAAGGAACAACGTTTAAACGTGAAACTGCATATAATGAATCGGTTGccgaaatggaaaaagaaaaagtgtCTTGTTTGGTCACCAAAAGGAACTAACGCGGTAAAAAGAACAGTTTTCTACTGTGAGACCTGTGAACGCAAACGCGGTTTACATGCCaatgaatattttcaaaaattccaCGCATTACacaattataattaatagaaatatcctaatcaaaattatattacttcCGAGATGGATAAAGATTGTTTTATATCGctttaatatcattatttacACGTCATTGTAGCATTTAAAATCTGACACTTGAAAACTTGCAAGTCAAagtatattaggttgtccaaaaagtttctttcgtttcataaggcgaTAGTGGACGAAcgataatttctgttttatattatttcatcgaattagGTCGATCGAATTGATCCGTTTcgttctatttttattattatatccgtgcataattcgataaactaatattaaaaaaaacattgtgcgtctatcaTTTCCTtatggaacgaaagaaacatttcggacaacctaatacgacGAGAACAAGTCGGAGTTGCCGGTCGATATTCGCAATTAAAAGTCGCGGCGTTAAGAATTAATCCGCACTCTGTAATTTCCTTCTATATTCTACTTATTCCGTAAACAGACAGCGTCAACGATCCGCAACTATCGTCGAGCCATCGTTGATTTGTATCTTTCTATAAAATTCCAACGCTGTTACCGCCAGCCAAATCGACCAAAATGTGTCCTAACGTTTCTACCATAAGCTCGACAGCTTCTTTGGCTCCTCTAGTCGAGAAGCAGGAGAAACGAAAGGCAAGAAAAAGAGAACGAGagggaaaagaaaagaggaaagcgAGGGCAACGAGGGCGCgagttgaaataattattagacAGGTCGGAGGTAAAGCGCGACGTCGATTCGGCTTGCGTAACGTTCCCTCTCGATTATTTATCGTTCTCTCGATATACCTCTTGGCCGGAGTGGCGCGTTACCGCGTAAAATCGAAAGCTTTTACGGGGCCGTGTTCGCGCGTACCTAGACAACGGCAGAGGAAGCGGAAACGCGGCGCGCGAACCGTGGAAAAAATACGCGCGCGTGTCTGGTCCAGCGAGAAAGAGATTCCGATGgatgttttattttctattttcctgTCTCTGTGTTTCAGCCGACGCAACGAGATTGAGGCATTCCAGACACTTGGACGCGAGATCGCAGTTTCCTAACGAAGAGGAATTTCAGGTGAGTGCTTTTCGATTATACTACTTTTATTCAATCAACCGATTCTCCGGTTCGATCGATCGGCACACTTGGATGACGTTGTGAAATATTTCTGCAACGTTCAATGATTAACGGAATCGGAGTTGTTTAGTTAAAGTTAGATCGCAGGGATCAGGCCACCGCGTTCGTCGAGCGAAAGGCTGACATCGAAAACGACTTCCGATCTTCCACGCGTTTGCCTCTTTTTGTCGAAATAAACGATTTCCGTATTTTTGATTCTGCTGTTCGATAGATGTCATTAAAACACACGTAGCTGTAAGAATATTTGGTTTTGgtattttattacgttttgtgTGTTCCGAACGTACAGCAAGAAAAGCAGAGCTACGAACgcgaaaaagaatattttacgtGTAACttcaattttcgaaaaaattagaTATTCATCGTATTACAGCACTGTGCGAAAGTCTACCTGTAGCTACGACGCGGAAGAACTGAACGCGTTTAATCGAATCACCGAGCTGTGGAAGTCTGAAAATTGTTTTCGTAGAGCCAATTAATTTTCCCTTGACAATAAGTCGAGATATAATCACCTTTTATAGGTTGCTTCGCTTCGTACCACCTTGCGAATCTCTCGTCCGATTTCTACCACGAGTCGTTATTTACAAAATCGTAAAATCGACCAACGATCGTTCTTGCTTCAAAGCCTAGAATTTTCGTAGGCCACGGTTTTAGCCTATTTACGATAATGATCTCGCGATTCCTATTAATCCTATTAATTCTACTTTAATTCTAAAAAATATCGACAACGTTGTGTACAGAAACGGACTTTTAATTGCGAACTCTGTTTTTCCAAGGAAATAACAGTAATAACCGAAATTGTACTCGTTTGGCAGATGCAACTGAACGAAAACCACAATCACAAACCAGTGTTTTCGAATTGCTCGAATTACGCACCAGTAGTGAAAGAGGAGGAGCCAGTGGGCACGGTGGTGATTAAAGTGCACGCAGAGGACAGAGACCATCCAGACGATGGAGGTAAGCGACGTGTCAATATCTCGCATTGTGACCGAGAGTTTCACCAATTTTCCCGATATTTCAAATCCAAGAACGGGGAGATAGTCGAATCGCGTAAAATCTTTCTCGAAGGCAAAGTAGTAGAAAAATTCATCCGGCCAGAAGCTTCCGGCGCGTTGCTCTCGACTCGTCCATTATAACGTTCGACGTGGACTTGCTCCGACCAAATTCGATCGAAAACTGGACTGAAATGGTTCGAGGAAACGCCGCATTTTAGCCTTTTAAAACGTGTTTTTCTTTCACGCAGGCACCATCACTTATAGTTTCGTGACAGCTCCCGGCGAGAAACTAAAATTCGAGATCAACAACAGGACCGGGTTGATCCGGACGACGCAGGTGCTGGACAGGGACGAACCGGCTCGAGAAAAGGAAGCCTATCTGACCGTCCTCGCGACCGACAACGGAAGGCCGCAACTCGACGACGTGTGCACGTTCAAAGTGACCATCGAGGACGTGAACGACAATGGGCCCGTTTTTGACAAAGTGGTATGTGCCGCGTGACCACCTCGAGAACCTTCTTCTCGACTCGAGCGCTCTCATGGGTCGCTCGATTCGTCCATATACCGATTTACGACACAGCCTAGTCGATAAGTACTTGGACATTCTCGCTTGGATCTTCCAACAGAAACGCGGTAATTAGCTTCGATCGTTAGGAAAACGAATAAAATAGGAGAGTTCGTGTTCGTAGGACGATTGAAAAGGTTTCTGAAAATTATTTGGAAGGGTTGAAAGAAAATAAGGAATTAATAACACGATCTTCCGACCTACTGGAACAATTCGAAATCATTAGCCTAAAGTATTTTACGTTATGCGCAATTGAATAGCAATATAGAAAACGTAATAGATCGTAGAAGGAACGAAGAGAACGCCGAGAATAGAAGATCGCGCAGTTTCGAAATCCagtaagtttttttttcttactATTTACAATTTTAGAAATATCGCTGATCGtaatatgaaaatatcgaaaatattgcTGTTTCGTATTGAACGAACGACTTTAGTACGCGTAACCGATGGACGAAAATTTCATGGACTTTAAGATTCTATCGATTTTCATAACAATTTGCCAGGTTTACCTGATATTTCTTTAATCGTAAATGTCCTAATATCTACGAACCGGAGTCTACGTCCGATACGGTTTACGTATCGTCGCGTTTGTCGCGCCCATCCTCGCTCTATGTGTCAACGGCAACCACGCGTGCCCGTATACGTCGTCGAAAATACTACCCTCTGGCACGCGTTTCGTCTTTTTTCCATTTCATACACGTTTTACGGACCAATCGAATTTCCCGTAACACGGGTTTTTGCTTCGTCGAGCAACGAATGCAGCAGCGTATTTTCTCTTACGCTTTACGATACGATTGTGCTACACTAACCACCACCTCTTGCttcgatttctttctttttctttttttttttcaaacctAGGTCTTTCGTGGATACGTATGGAAGGTTGGTCTCGAATTTTCCCGGTGTATATATCTATTTCgatgtttttttattttcttatttctatttttccattctctttctctctctctctctctctctctctcttccctatttttttttctatttacgtCTTCTTTTTGTTTGTGGGAATGCGAATGCCTACGTTCTGTTTTTGTTACGCAGTGGATTACTACGCCTGCGTGATCGATCGAAGATCTCGAACGATCTCAAGGCGGAGTTTCTTATATGCGTCGGATGTTCGAGTTTGGCGTATTTACATCAGTCGTAACGAGGAAACGCGTTTCCCTTGTCCTGCGAATGTCCACGTTTATCTTCCTCCGAGAAATCATTTTTCATTTCCcttcatttttatatatatatatatcagtttTTCAAAGTGAACTACTCGTCGTTACGCAACTCGTTCGGGCGTCAACCGTAGTTGTATCGTGCAAGAACGAGATACgtctaattataataaatataacgcACTTCCTACTTTCGAGAGGGACGAAAGTTTCGAGAATACGTCGCGAATTATCCACGGACGAACGACAATAGCGATAAAGACTGCGAACGATGTCGGCGATGAAAGGAAATATCATATCGTAGAAATAGCAGCGGAAGAAAGTTTCAGCTCGTTTTAAAATCGTATTTCGCGTTCTCTCTAATCTTCTCTTTCGCCAGACGATATACCAAACGACGAGGAATGCGCGACGCTCGTCATATCGGAAATGATGTATACGTCTAGTACGAAACGTACCAGACACGCGCATTTGACGCTTATAGGATAGAAAATCCCACTTTTACCGCTCGTATCGCGGCTTCTTTCGTCGCGTTTAGTTTATATCTCTGGACGCATGCACACGTAGATTTGTTTAGAGAAGGGCAAGACACGCTGGTGGGAAATAGATAGAGATTTCAGAAATCGATCGATACGATGCGAACGTatttccatataacgttgttTTGTTTTTCTGGTGATCGTGGTCTCGCGTACAGGCGTATACCGAGTCGGTGCCGCAAGATTTGCCCCTGGGACGAGAAGTGATGAGGGTATCCGCCACGGACATCGACGATGGCAACAACTCAGTGGTCTACTACAGCTTGTTGTCTAGAAAGCCCGAAGACGCGGTGTACTTTCGAATCGATCGCAACACGGGTGTGATATTTCTCAATAAAACCATCGATGTAAGTATCACGCGACGCTGTTGATCCGAGACATTCGAACgttaatcgaattaattaattttgaccCTTCGATTGTGACGCGCGTGGCCGAGAGTACACGGTTCTCCTTTGTATACAAATAAACGGTCGATTCGACGCTTTCCGGAACAATCGGATTTTTCTAGCGTCTAATCGAACGTAGTAGAATCCATATGCTACGTTAATTCATAGACATGGACGGATGTCATGTAAATATTGGGTCGACAATcgagtgattgcggattttctcgTTACcgtctaatgacaaaatccgcaatctcttGGTCGCCAACCCAGCGTAACGCGTAGTACGAAATAATTCGCCCGAGCGTCGACTATAACGCGTTGCTGAACGAAAGGCTTTCGAATGGATCGGGTAAACCTTTTTTTCCTACAAATAAAGCAACGAATCTGGTGAATTTCGATCGCCGAACGAGTGAGAAAGAGCGAAGCGAACCCGAGCCGAATGGGAGGAATTTAAACGATCGTGGAATATTTGCAGAGGAATCCGGATTACAAGTTCAGCATGACCGCGACAGCTAAGGATCAGGGCGACGTTCCAAAATCGAACACGATCGATCTGGATATTCGAGTGGTGGAGTCTCACAAGAAGGCTCCGGCTTTCTTACCAAGACCTGCCGAGCCGATTCGATTGCAGGAAAATTTCAGCGACTTCGACGCGAGTATCATCCGGCTAAAGGCCGTCTCGAACAGCGGAGACAACAGCGGTCTCTTGTTCGAGCTGGTTCCTGGTAGAACAGAGCAAACCAACAAAGGAAATACGTTCAGGTAAAGCGAATCTCTTATGACTAGTTACGATTTGCGAATGTCGTTATTCCGCCTTGCCAATTGCTCGAGTTAATTAACATTCGAGCGACGGCTAATGTGAAATTTCTATCGAAGAAATGGAAATTGAAAGGCACGTGAAGAGGTATCGAACGCGAGGAGAAAAATAAGCTTTAGCCAGTCGAGTGTATATTCTATAAAAAGTCGTTCTAATTTCACAAAATGCATAGATATCGACGTGCATAAAATTTCTATAAGAAATTACAGACCGGCCAGTTTGACCGCTCTGGTAATTCCGTTAACTTTTATGCGCTCTCAAGCttcaatttttctctttctcccgtGTCGATGTCATTCAAGATTCTGTTTCGCAAGGGAAATCGGCTGGACGTTaatactttgactgccacgttggtcatgtACGACTGGTACCATAGTTTCTTTCTTTCAACTTCTTACGATTgtaaaaattctatgaaaattgacagttagggcattttgaatacaaccgataaatagaagatactttgagttAAAGAGTGCCCcgttgaacgattaaacatttccattagaacatcgataaagagaaaacgagaacgaatcttgcatctaacggtgcactgtgtttgcatccgtATGTTTGAGGGCTAATCTaccaatattattataaacacagcctagaaaataatcgtaaatgctgctttataatcgcgtaatcgaagttagaagtgtgTACATACCTTGCTGTTATATATACAATGAGCAAACACTGTTTACTAACATCTTCTGCCCGTATCAACAATGTATCCTGCACGTTTTGTTTACGACGAAaaaacgaatgcgaatggtttgttgaaacgaACGAAGCCTCGTTACGATATGTCGCTGTCAACTGTTAGCAAGGCGCCACGATTGTCACCCGTGATCACCagtaagataaacggtccatcggggaaaatgttgtcttacatcgtcgatttattattattttgtcattGTATCCTTCGaacaataaaaatactcccgtggcgtgctgagcgaaacgtgtgatttcggcgtggcagtcaaagcgtTAAATCGTCAAAAAAATATCAAGGTATTAAAAATGTTTTGCCGTCGTTGCCGTGCTTAGTGAAATTTCCTTAGCGTGCGAATACTTTCGGCGATTATCGTACACGTACCAATATTTCTCCTATTCTCTAATTGGCAGATTGGAGTCAAACAAGGATGCCGCCGACATCAAGCTCTCTCAGCATCTTGACTACGAGAGCAACACGGTTTACACGCTGATCGTGCGCGTGCAGAACAAGTATCAGCTGGCTGCCGAGACCGTGATCGATATCGAGGTGTTGGATGTCAACGACAACATTCCAGTGTTTCGAGATCTGAAGAAAGGTAGAGTGCTCGAGAACGAGCCACCAGGCGTCCCGGTAATGCAAGTGCGTGCGATCGACGCCGATGGAACCTCCGCCCATAACCAGGTACGTAcgtctcttcttcctcttcctttgtCTCGATCAATATACATTAGAATACTCGTAGTAAATAATTCTCTTTctcaaatttattatatttttgccTTAGTGCGGTGAAATTTGAAATACGTTTAAAACACCGACATCGAGCATTTAAAAACATAACGCAAGCTACGATGTAATTTTTCGTTCGATTCGTATGATCCAGAGAGAAGAGCAACAGCGGCAGCGGGCTTAACAATACAAACAATGAAAATCATAGACGCATACAACCATCGGCGCATTCTCATCGTTTCACACCCTCGTGTTTTTCTAGGTCACGTACGAATTGGATAACTTCCGGGATCTTTTCGCTATCGATAAGTATACCGGTAACATCACCACTCTGACCACGTTCGATAGAGAGACCGAAGACACGTACAACGTGAAGGTGATCGCCATGGACAATTCTCCCAGTGCGCTGTTCAAGACGGGGGAGCACAACAAAGGTCAGCAAGTGTTTCGCATCGAGATCGCGGATAAGAACGACAACGCTCCCCATTTCACGCAAGCTGTTTATACCGCGAATTCGATCCTGGAAAATGCCAATATCAACGCGCCGGTCACCGAAGTGAAGGCCAATGATTTGGACACTGCCAGTCCGGTTACCTACAGCATTATATTTGGCAATACCGACGACAGCTTTTATATCGAAAACACAACTGGAAAGATCCGCGTGAAGAAGCCGTTGGATTACGAGAAGATCACGGAATACAATTTGACTGTGAGAGCTTTCGACGGCGTGTATAACGATACCGCTCAAGTGAAGATTTTTATCGAAAACGTAAATGATAATCCGCCGGTCTTCGAGGACTTTAATAAGAATCCTACTATCGAGGAAGAGAAGCTGGTGGAAGGTGAGCAACGCGTTCAGCGTTACTTTCATAGAATAGAATTTCGTGCTCATAGAATAAGAGTTCCATAGTCTGTAGAATACGTTTTGGTCGAATCTCGAGAGATCTGAAATTTCTGCTTCAAAGATCAAGACCGTGTTCTCCGAAGCTTGATTAATTTTATGACCTCGATACATCTTCCAATCGCGTTCCTCTCAATAAGACTATGTTCGAGCTTTTATTATAAGCGAGTTTGATCGCTATGCACTGGTTACAGGTTGTATCACCACTGTGGTCGCTTACGATCCCGACATCAAGGACAGGAACGCCGATCAGCATATCGCGTACTTTATCGTAAAAGAAGACCAACAACCTCTCATAGGTATCGACAAATCTGGTTGCATGACCTTGAAGAAACCTCTGGATCGCGATGGCCCCTTGGGATACTCCATGTGGACGGTAAGTTTCCTTTCAGCTGTGTACCTTTCATTTTAGTGCCATCGAGCGCTTCGTCGATCGGTCGGTGCAAAGCTGAAAAGACGATTAACCGAATGGCAAGGAGAGAGCGCTGTTCTCCATCGCTCCAGAGATTTGGTCCACGTAGTAAACGTCGGAATGAGTACCTTGCGTagatatttcatacattttgcACACGATGCACATTTTCCACCTCGAATGCATAGAGGTCAGCAGTCGTTCGGTTTTTGGAATTCTCGTCGAGTCGCGACCAATTAATCGCCACTGGATTTCCTCGGAAGAAACAGCGAAACTTATCATATCCGATTGGTTTCAGGTGATCGTTATGGCGCGAGACGAAGACGGCTCCCCGACCGCGCTACGAGAACTCGTAATGGTGAACATCACGTTAATCGATATAAATGACAACGCGCCATTCCTCGACATGCCCTATCCCGTAGTATGGGGTGAGAACAGGGCTCCTGATAAGATCACGGAATTGAAGGCTCGCGACTGGGACTCGGACGAAAACGGACCTCCTTTCCAATTCGAAATAGACAAAAATACCGCTGACGACGAGATTCTAGCCAAATTTGCTATTCGAGACGCCGAGTTGTTTGCTCGTGTCGAGTTCGATCGAGAAGAACGAAAGAGTTACGACATTGCGATTGCTATCACGGATAGCGGAAAGCCACCCATGACGGGAACATCGACGTTGACCGTAATCATCGGTGACGAGAACGACAATGCTATGTCAGAGGGTTCCAGCTCTATATTTGTCTACAATTATAAAGGCGAGGCTCCAGAAACAAATATCGGACGAGTGTATGTAAACGACGCTGACGATTGGGACTTGCCAGATAAGCATTTTGCCTGGGCATCGACCCACGAAGGATTTACTTTAAATCCGAAGGACGGTATGATCACGCTGCTTCCAGGAATCTCGAACGATACGTTCGTCCTCAAGTTCATAGTCACCGAATACAGCATTCGCATTCCGCGACATCAGGTGAACGCGTACGTGAACGTCACGGTGAAAGAGCTGCCCGAGGAAGCGGTCGCTAGGTCCGGATCCGTGCGGTTCTTCGGAATGACAGCCACGGAGTTCGTCGCTCCTGGCGAATCTGGCGTTAGTAAGAAGGAAATATTTCAGGAGAGAATAGCGAATATGCTTAATACTTCGG
Proteins encoded in this region:
- the shg gene encoding DE-cadherin yields the protein MSRQHASRHVIRAWARPPHLLLSFLLLYGALADATRLRHSRHLDARSQFPNEEEFQMQLNENHNHKPVFSNCSNYAPVVKEEEPVGTVVIKVHAEDRDHPDDGGTITYSFVTAPGEKLKFEINNRTGLIRTTQVLDRDEPAREKEAYLTVLATDNGRPQLDDVCTFKVTIEDVNDNGPVFDKVAYTESVPQDLPLGREVMRVSATDIDDGNNSVVYYSLLSRKPEDAVYFRIDRNTGVIFLNKTIDRNPDYKFSMTATAKDQGDVPKSNTIDLDIRVVESHKKAPAFLPRPAEPIRLQENFSDFDASIIRLKAVSNSGDNSGLLFELVPGRTEQTNKGNTFRLESNKDAADIKLSQHLDYESNTVYTLIVRVQNKYQLAAETVIDIEVLDVNDNIPVFRDLKKGRVLENEPPGVPVMQVRAIDADGTSAHNQVTYELDNFRDLFAIDKYTGNITTLTTFDRETEDTYNVKVIAMDNSPSALFKTGEHNKGQQVFRIEIADKNDNAPHFTQAVYTANSILENANINAPVTEVKANDLDTASPVTYSIIFGNTDDSFYIENTTGKIRVKKPLDYEKITEYNLTVRAFDGVYNDTAQVKIFIENVNDNPPVFEDFNKNPTIEEEKLVEGCITTVVAYDPDIKDRNADQHIAYFIVKEDQQPLIGIDKSGCMTLKKPLDRDGPLGYSMWTVIVMARDEDGSPTALRELVMVNITLIDINDNAPFLDMPYPVVWGENRAPDKITELKARDWDSDENGPPFQFEIDKNTADDEILAKFAIRDAELFARVEFDREERKSYDIAIAITDSGKPPMTGTSTLTVIIGDENDNAMSEGSSSIFVYNYKGEAPETNIGRVYVNDADDWDLPDKHFAWASTHEGFTLNPKDGMITLLPGISNDTFVLKFIVTEYSIRIPRHQVNAYVNVTVKELPEEAVARSGSVRFFGMTATEFVAPGESGVSKKEIFQERIANMLNTSVENVDVFTVLHSPHHNNNSLLDVRFSAHGSPYYAPEKLNTILAQHTEEIERELKTDILLVNIDECLIEKQHCNNTCRNYLNASTVPYPVYTNISTFVGVRAVVDPQCTCHVAEPIVCLNGGTPLADRCECPPGLEGPRCELLGIGFHGDGWAIMPPPGQACDDSHLGLEITPHIDNGLVFYFGPMTYSSKIRIQDFMALELQQGYAVLYMDYGSGTVKLDQPHIKLTDGERHRIDVYFTKNAIEMKVDNCGISACMSLTAPQGPNGFLNVNSPLQIGGTLTNLAKMASQLGWDYVPTDRGFVGCIRNMTFNGNTYNLGMPSLSRNADPGCDHGMAKAVSFGIDTNFIVAILVCFAILLILLFAVVVHRKKTDDLYKDMDDIRENIINYEDEGGGEVDTGYDLNVLRTIYDAPPIDSKIAPVGLQSRGPDEVPDICGFLDGKKESCDKDPDTNPFDDVRHYAYEGEGNSEGSLSSLASCTDDGDLKFNYLSNFGPRFRKLADMYGEEPSDEESDGVGERESESWC